The sequence AATCAATATCGCAACCATCATCATCCGTTGGAGTGTCCGAGCCGGCATAAAGGACTCCTTTCTGAGATCAGCGCGCCCGAATATTCAGGCGGCGCCGCGATTGCAGGATGGACTTGAAATTGCAGAAGCCAACCTATACCTTTTTCACCCGCCGATGCAAGCCCTGCCCGACTGTTGACAGACCCGGAACCAGAAAACCCACAAAATCACAAAAAAGCGTTATTTTACATATTTGGTGCGATGCTTGGTTCTTCGTGTTCTTTGTGGCGGCTTTTCTGTAACATATGACTTCATTTGGAGAAGGCTGAATGCCCTTTCATATTGCAAGGCAGTTTCTCGCATGGATCTTTCTCGTCCCAGCCGTGGGCGGCTCGGTTTATGCGGTTCTGTGCCTGCTCGCCATGATACGGCTCCGCACACGCGCTCGGCAGCCGTCAAAGCATTCCTTTTCGGCCTGGCCTCCCGTCACTGTTTTGAAGCCGGTCTACGGTCTCGAGAAAAATCTGCGCGAGAATCTGCGCAGCGTCTGCTGCCAGGATTACCCGGACTACCAGGTCGTGTTTTCCGCGCAGAGACGGGATGATCCCGCGATTCCGCTCTTGAAGGAAATCCAACAGGAATTCGGCAGCGCAAGGGTCACGATCGCCATCGAGGAGTGCCGGGCCGGCACCAACGGCAAGATCAACAATATGATCGGCGGCCTCAAACATGCGCGCCACGACATTCTGGTGATTGGTGACAGCGATGTGCTTTTGAGGCCCGACTATCTCAAAACCATCGTCGCTCCTCTGGCGGACCGGGAGGTTGGATTTGTCTGTACGCTGTATAAAGCGGCTTGCGCGGACAACTGGTACGAGAAGGTCGAGCTGTTGACCCTGAATGCGGATCTGATGACGAGCATAATTTTTGCGCATGTCACGGGAGCCGCGAAATTCTGCCTTGGCGCCTCTACGGCATTGCGGCGCTCCACGCTCGAGGAAATCGGTGGTCTGCCCGCGCTGGCCGACTATCTGGTCGAAGATTATGAGATGGGGCGACGCATCTGGAATTCGGGAAAGAAGAATGCAATTATCCCTTACTTTATCGATACGATCATGGATCTCAAGAGCCCCTCACAATGGTGGGGACATCAAGTCTACTGGGATCAAAACAATCGTGCCGCCCGGCCGATCGCCTTCTCCGCCACCGTGTTGCTACGGTCCGTGCCTTTCGCGCTGCTTTATGCCGCCGTGCGTCCCGGCGATATTACCGGACTGTCGGTGCTGCTGGGGGCTCTCGTTCTGAGACTGGCGACGGCAGCGGTGAATCTCGGATGGGGCCTCCGCGACCGCGAGGGACTGCGCAGTCTTTACCTGCTGCCGTTTCGTGATATTGCCTCCCTGATTTCCTTTTTTCTTGCCTACACCAAGCGCACCACCGTATGGCGCGGCGCGCATTTCACCCTTACGCGCGATGGACGTCTCGTCGCTCAAGAGGGGAATCCATGAGACGGCTGATCGTTACCGGCGACGACTACGGCCTGGCCGTGCCGGTGAACGAAGCGATCATAGAAGCTCATCGCCGCGGGATCTTGACCACAGCCAGCTTGATGGTCGGGGGTGGGGCCGCAGCCGATGCCATCGAACGTGCGCGGCGGGTTCCGAGTCTTAGGGTCGGACTACATGTCGTTCTGGTCGAGGGTCGGCCAGTCCTGCCCCCGGAAGCCATTCCCGATCTGGTCGACGCGCGCGGGGAGTTTTCCAATCATCCTGCCCGGGCTGGATTCAAGTTCGCCTTGTGGCCGGGCATCCGGCAGCAGCTCCAGGCCGAGATTCGCGCCCAGTTTGAAGCGTTTCGAAAGACGGGGCTGGCGCTGGATCATGCCGACAGTCAC is a genomic window of Terriglobia bacterium containing:
- the hpnI gene encoding bacteriohopanetetrol glucosamine biosynthesis glycosyltransferase HpnI; protein product: MPFHIARQFLAWIFLVPAVGGSVYAVLCLLAMIRLRTRARQPSKHSFSAWPPVTVLKPVYGLEKNLRENLRSVCCQDYPDYQVVFSAQRRDDPAIPLLKEIQQEFGSARVTIAIEECRAGTNGKINNMIGGLKHARHDILVIGDSDVLLRPDYLKTIVAPLADREVGFVCTLYKAACADNWYEKVELLTLNADLMTSIIFAHVTGAAKFCLGASTALRRSTLEEIGGLPALADYLVEDYEMGRRIWNSGKKNAIIPYFIDTIMDLKSPSQWWGHQVYWDQNNRAARPIAFSATVLLRSVPFALLYAAVRPGDITGLSVLLGALVLRLATAAVNLGWGLRDREGLRSLYLLPFRDIASLISFFLAYTKRTTVWRGAHFTLTRDGRLVAQEGNP